Proteins encoded in a region of the Kwoniella botswanensis chromosome 2, complete sequence genome:
- a CDS encoding phosphatidylserine decarboxylase, translating into MSNAGTTTILPEEMGKPLEESLDHLVENSNTVSLGGGKDVLAPSEQRAAETEDTQADAIHSHGGHSRKWLKKFFPSEETMDRLFSMEHMGNYVIDRVTGKKIFETMPIYVRVGMHLLFVSGCSYMSYSSVEKLLENQSIKQGKIYDQTGPEVREHIETFIKTYELPLEELLVKDLDQYPTFNSFFSRRLVPTARPITSPNDPSIVISPADCRMTVFNTVDKAKQLWIKGKQFTLPSLLTGDDDTETRFKEIQNDSTAAISIARLAPQDYHRFHSPVEGVVGDIKDIHAVNPQAINEDLNVFTLNKRSVMLIHANFGPGRESVPIAFVAIGAMLVGSIGWSKKPGDKVVKGEELGWFQYGGSTTITVFPSKSGVAFDDDVVRNSENGMETLVRVGMEIGKVQP; encoded by the exons ATGTCAAACGCAGGCACCACAACCATCTTACCAGAAGAGATGGGTAAACCCCTCGAAGAATCTCTGGACCATCTAGTTGAGAACTCCAATACGGTTTCTCTGGGAGGTGGAAAAGATGTACTAGCTC CGAGTGAACAGAGGGCAGCAGAGACAGAGGACACTCAGGCTGACGCTATACATTCTCATGGTGGGCACTCAAGGAAATGGCTCAAAAAGTTCTTCCCATCCGAGGAGACTATGGATAGG CTATTCTCGATGGAACATATGG GTAACTACGTTATTGATCGAGTGACTGGAAAGAAAATATTCGAGACTATGCCGATAT ATGTCAGAGTCGGAATGCATCTCTTATTCGTATCAGGT TGTAGCTACATGTCATATTCGTCAGTCGAGAAATTACTGGAAAATCAATCGATTAAAC AGGGCAAGATATATGATCAAACTGGACCAGAAGTCAGAGAACATATCGAAACATTCATCAAAACGTATGAGCTACCTCTGGAGGAATTGTTGGTCAAAGACCTTGATCAGTATCCG ACTTTtaactctttcttctctcgtcGATTGGTTCCTACAGCTAGACCTATAACCTCCCCCAATGATCCTAGTATAGTGATTAGTCCCGCAGACTGTAGGATGACGGTATTCAATACTGTCGACAAGGCTAAGCAGCTGTG GATCAAAGGGAAACAATTCACCTTACCATCCCTCCTCACGGGCGATGACGATACGGAAACTAGATTTAAGGAAATCCAAAATGATTCTACTGCTGCTATTTCCATTGCTAGATTGGCTCCTCAGGATTATCATAGATTCCATTCGCCCGTCGAAGGTGTTGTAGGTGATATAAAGGATAtacatg CTGTCAACCCTCAAGCTATCAATGAAG ACCTCAACGTGTTCACACTGAACAAACGATCTGTCATGCTTATACATGCTAATTTCGGACCAGGTAGAGAGAGTGTTCCAATTGCGTTCGTAGCTATTGGCG CAATGTTGGTGGGTTCCATCGGATGGTCCAAGAAACCAGGCGACAAAGTagtgaaaggagaagaattaGGTTGGTTCCAATATGGTGGAAGTACGACGATCACCGTTTTCCCATCGAAATCGGGTGTAgcatttgatgatgatgtggtgAGGAATTCGGAGAATGGAATGGAAACTTTGGTAAGGGTCGGTATGGAGATTGGTAAAGTGCAACCATAA
- a CDS encoding UPF0390 protein, which translates to MAQGGSKSIKSKSQSGGSARKKAGKTRPGKRDVAPKDKHRIAERVQKKQLSSKINNNIEKQMVNAASAGKLTIMRNSGDLEAGAGKDQGKGKGKA; encoded by the exons ATGGCACAAGGAGGATCGAAGAGTATCAAAAGCAAATCGCAATCTGGCGGATCGGCCAGGAAGAAGGCAGGAAAGACTAGACCTGGAAAAAGGGATGTCGCTCCAAAGGATAAACATAGGATCGCAGAGAGGGTACAgaagaaa CAACTTTCAAGTAAGATTAACAATAATATAGAGAAACAAATGGTCAATGCTGCTTCGGCGGGTAAATTGACGATCATGAGGAACTCTGGTGATCTAGAAGC TGGTGCAGGCAAAGATCAAggcaaaggtaaaggcaaagcTTAG
- a CDS encoding ribose-5-phosphate isomerase: MPTPAAEQLKAKLSSGAAAEMKATNPAFIPPTQPLTPGNQLPTSVPLPVLPAVESAKRLAAFAAVDRHIGLQHKVIGIGSGSTVPYVVDRIVAQGYQANKDRVFLPTGFQSKELIIKAGLTLGDVDQYARIDVTIDGADEVDNDLNSIKGGGACQLREKVLAEAADTWVIVADYRKNSHILGTTWTQGIPIEVAPFAYAKVLTNLSHMGSPHKLPNGKPGLSLRMGKMKAGPVVSDNGNFIIDAPFPEEMMKDPLDLLHRIKMLTGVVEVGLFCNMAKAAYFGNEDGTVLIRSNDGSVDKISSVPNTPELKAQSDGAAIP, from the exons ATGCCTACTCCAGCAGCGGAACAGTTGAAAGCCAAATTATCGAGTGGTGCCGCAGCTGAGATGAAAGCTACCAACCCAGCT TTCATCCCACCTACCCAACCTTTAACACCAGGTAATCAGCTCCCCACATCTGTTCCACTCCCCGTTTTACCCGCCGTAGAATCAGCCAAGAGATTGGCAGCTTTCGCAGCTGTAGATAGACATATCGGCTTACAACATAAG GTGATTGGTataggatcaggatcaactGTCCCATATGTAGTAGATCGAATAGTTGCTCAAGGATATCAAGCCAACAAAGATAGAGTCTTCTTACCTACTGGTTTCCAATCAAAGGAATTGATCATCAAAGCTGGACTTACGTTGGGGGACGTAGATCAATATGCTAGGATTGACGTGACTATTGATGGAGCTGATGA AGTCGACAACGACCTCAACTCCATCAAGGGCGGTGGAGCCTGTCAACTCCGTGAGAAAGTATTGGCAGAAGCAGCGGATACTTGGGTGATCGTTGCGGATTATAGGAAAAATTCACATATCTTAGGTACGACA TGGACTCAAGGTATACCAATAGAAGTGGCACCTTTCGCCTACGCCAAAGTCCTCACCAACCTCTCTCATATGGGTTCACCCCACAAATTACCAAATGGTAAACCCGGATTGAGTctgagaatgggaaagatgaaagcCGGTCCGGTAGTATCGGATAATGGTAATTTCATTATCGATGCTCCTTTCCCagaggaaatgatgaaagatcCTCTTGAT TTATTGCACCGAATAAAAATGTTAACTGgagtggtggaagtgggttTGTTCTGTAATATGGCTAAAGCTGCTTACTTTGGtaacgag GACGGCACGGTGTTGATTCGATCAAATGACGGTTCAGTCGACAAGATCAGTTCGGTACCCAATACACCGGAATTGAAAGCTCAATCTGATGGTGCTGCTATCCCTTGA